From the genome of Desulfonatronovibrio magnus:
AATGAAGCCATAGCCCGTGGTGCCCTGGAAGCAGGAGTCGCTTTTGCTGCGGCCTATCCAGGCACTCCGTCTTCTGAAATCGCCCTTCAATTTTTCCGGATATCCCTTGAGACTGACCTGTATTTTGAGTACAGCGTCAATGAAAAGGTTTCTCTCGAAATGGCTGCTGGAGCTGCCATGTGCGGACTTAAAACCATGGTTTCCATGAAACATGTGGGCCTCAACGTGGCCTCGGACGCCCTCATGACTCTTGCTTATACCGGAATCACTGGATCACTGGTACTTGTTGTAGCAGATGATCCTTTCATGTTCTCCAGCCAGAATGAGCAGGACAGCCGCTTTTATGCTGGCTTGAGTGGGTTGCCCATGCTGGAGCCTTCCACTGTTGCCGAAGCCAAGGAAATGACCAGGTATGCCTTTGGACTGTCTGAAGATCTCAAGCTGCCGGTAATTTTGCGCACCACAACGAGAATTAATCACAGCAGCGGTGTGGTCACTCTGGGCCCACTCACCAAGCGCGTAACCAGGGGAGATTTCAAAAAGGATCCCTTCAACCTGGTATGTATTCCTTCTGTATCGCGCAACCTGCATCCCCGGCTGCTTGAAAAAATGGACAAGGCTGCCTCCATTGCTGACCAGAGTAGCTGGAACCGAAGCCAGGGCGAAGGAAAATGGGGAATCATCTGTAACGGTGTCAGCTACGGTTATGTAAAAGATGCAGTTGATGAGCTAAATATTGCAGACAGCGTCCGCATTCTGCGCATTGGATTTTCCCATCCATTTCCTGAATCACTTGTCCAGAGTTTTTTAAACGGGTGCGAAAAAGTTCTGGTAGCGGAAGAAGGAGAGCCATGGTTGCAACAGGCTGTCCATGCCGCTGCCCAGCGTGCAGGGCTGACAATACCCATCCAGGGCAAAGAGGAAGGCCTTTTCTCCAGATTGTACGAATTCAACCCCACCATCGTCAAAAAGGCCATTTCCGTATTTTTCGGAATTGATTTCGTACCCAGTACTCCTGTTCAAACTCCTGACATGCCAGAGGTTCCGGCAAGACCACCCAACTTGTGCCCGGGATGCCCTCACCGTGCAACCTATGCAGCAGTAAGGGAGGTCTTTGGAGATGAAGCCATATACCCTACGGACATCGGCTGCTACACATTGGGGCTTCTGCCCCCGCTGAAAATGGGTGATTTTCTCATTGCCATGGGTGCCGGTGTTGGCACAGCCGGCGGTTTTTCCCAGGCCACGGGCAAAAAAGTTGTTGCCTTTATCGGCGATTCTACCTTTTTTCACAGCGGTCTGTCCCCCCTTGCCAATGCCGTCTACAATAATCATGACTTTATGCTGGTGGTCCTTGATAACGGTACCACAGGCATGACCGGTCACCAGCCCCACCCGGGCGTGGATTTAACCCACATGCATCTGCACAAAAAGACTGTTTCCATTGAGGCTGCAGTGAAAGGCCTTGGGGTGGAAAAGACCATTGCAGTAAATCCGTTCCATTTCCGTAAAACAGTTGATGCCATTCAGGAACTTGCTGATTACCGGGGCGTATCAGTTCTGGTGGCCAAGGCAGCCTGTCCTCTTTATGACAAAACCCTGCCCGGATTCAAAAAGAAGCGGCCATTTTTCGTCAAAACTGAAAAGTGCAGCAAGCATCGTCTATGTACTGAAAAGATCGCCTGCCCGGCATTTCTGCTTGATGGCCAGGAGATTCGCATTGATGCCGACCGCTGCACAGGTTGCGCCCTATGCGCTCAGATCTGCCCGGAAAACGCAATTTTGCCCATACCGAGAAAGGAGTAAGCCTGATGAAAACCATTCGTGTCATGATTGTAGCCGTTGGTGGACAGGGTAACATACTGGCAGCCAGGGTGTTGGGAGAAACAGCTGTTGCTGCCGGTATTGACGTGCGTATGTCGGAATTTCACGGCATGGCCCAACGCGGCGGAGTAGTTGAATCCATGGTACTTCTCGGAGACGGAACCGGCTATTGCATTGCAGACGGAGAAGCTGATGTGCTTCTGGGGTTCGAACCATCAGAGACCATCCGGGCTGCTGCAAAATGCAGCTCCAGCAGTATAGTCATAACCAATACAGTACCGCTGCCGCCTTTTACTGTTGCCATGGGACAGGCTCAGTATCCGCAAATGCCTGAATCCTTAAAAAAGCTGGCCAGCCGGGTCCAAAATCTTATAATGCTCGACGCCCTGAAGATTGCCACCGAGGC
Proteins encoded in this window:
- the iorA gene encoding indolepyruvate ferredoxin oxidoreductase subunit alpha; amino-acid sequence: MHPLLLEQENKKMLMLGNEAIARGALEAGVAFAAAYPGTPSSEIALQFFRISLETDLYFEYSVNEKVSLEMAAGAAMCGLKTMVSMKHVGLNVASDALMTLAYTGITGSLVLVVADDPFMFSSQNEQDSRFYAGLSGLPMLEPSTVAEAKEMTRYAFGLSEDLKLPVILRTTTRINHSSGVVTLGPLTKRVTRGDFKKDPFNLVCIPSVSRNLHPRLLEKMDKAASIADQSSWNRSQGEGKWGIICNGVSYGYVKDAVDELNIADSVRILRIGFSHPFPESLVQSFLNGCEKVLVAEEGEPWLQQAVHAAAQRAGLTIPIQGKEEGLFSRLYEFNPTIVKKAISVFFGIDFVPSTPVQTPDMPEVPARPPNLCPGCPHRATYAAVREVFGDEAIYPTDIGCYTLGLLPPLKMGDFLIAMGAGVGTAGGFSQATGKKVVAFIGDSTFFHSGLSPLANAVYNNHDFMLVVLDNGTTGMTGHQPHPGVDLTHMHLHKKTVSIEAAVKGLGVEKTIAVNPFHFRKTVDAIQELADYRGVSVLVAKAACPLYDKTLPGFKKKRPFFVKTEKCSKHRLCTEKIACPAFLLDGQEIRIDADRCTGCALCAQICPENAILPIPRKE
- a CDS encoding indolepyruvate oxidoreductase subunit beta, whose protein sequence is MKTIRVMIVAVGGQGNILAARVLGETAVAAGIDVRMSEFHGMAQRGGVVESMVLLGDGTGYCIADGEADVLLGFEPSETIRAAAKCSSSSIVITNTVPLPPFTVAMGQAQYPQMPESLKKLASRVQNLIMLDALKIATEAGSPLAVNMAMLGALAGTGILPMEPDLFCRIIEEKTKKRFVEINLKAFQAGMMQADNTRS